One segment of Sphingomonas telluris DNA contains the following:
- a CDS encoding 2OG-Fe(II) oxygenase, with product MSNAVADFNIAFAYLQGRGVARDLALARDHFRKAADAGHLQAKRILIALLANGTTGGSDWQAAMQRLQELKSSGDAQAARQVELLGLMDLGAEGDPRSAFEGDRLSDRPEVTLFDGLFTEAERRYLMDAALPAYRPATVGHVAGGHARQIVQQVRTCDVAAFPWIAEDPVIHALNRRIAAAAGVAVETGEPLQILRYRPGQEFKPHRDSTEDTENQRVLTMLVYLNDAYTGGETLFLSNDLKVRGKAGDGLLFRNADANGVADPDSLHAGLPVESGEKVVASRWIRQKRFGPSA from the coding sequence TTGAGTAACGCCGTCGCCGATTTCAACATAGCTTTCGCCTACCTTCAGGGCCGTGGAGTAGCGCGCGATCTTGCGCTTGCGCGTGATCATTTCCGGAAAGCCGCGGACGCTGGCCACCTCCAGGCGAAACGGATCCTGATCGCGCTCCTGGCCAATGGGACGACGGGCGGCAGCGACTGGCAAGCTGCGATGCAAAGGCTTCAGGAGTTAAAATCGTCCGGCGACGCGCAAGCCGCCCGCCAAGTCGAGTTGCTCGGCCTTATGGACCTCGGTGCGGAAGGCGATCCTCGGAGCGCTTTTGAAGGAGACCGTCTAAGCGACCGGCCTGAAGTCACCTTGTTCGACGGCCTCTTCACTGAGGCCGAGCGGCGTTACCTGATGGATGCCGCACTTCCTGCCTATCGTCCGGCGACGGTCGGTCATGTCGCGGGCGGGCACGCTCGGCAAATCGTCCAGCAGGTTCGGACGTGCGACGTGGCCGCCTTTCCGTGGATCGCGGAGGACCCCGTCATTCATGCACTCAACAGGCGCATCGCGGCGGCCGCGGGCGTTGCCGTTGAGACGGGCGAGCCGCTGCAGATCCTGCGCTATCGGCCGGGGCAGGAATTCAAGCCGCACCGGGATTCGACCGAGGATACGGAGAACCAGCGGGTCCTCACGATGCTCGTTTATCTCAATGACGCCTACACCGGTGGCGAGACGCTGTTCCTGAGCAACGACCTGAAGGTTCGCGGGAAGGCGGGAGACGGCCTGCTCTTCCGGAACGCCGACGCGAACGGCGTCGCCGATCCGGATTCGTTGCATGCGGGCCTGCCGGTCGAATCCGGCGAGAAGGTCGTCGCTTCCCGCTGGATCCGACAGAAGAGGTTCGGCCCCTCCGCTTAG